One window of the Candidatus Binatia bacterium genome contains the following:
- a CDS encoding DUF503 domain-containing protein: MGRQHTSSDDSPVVVGVLKLSLLLAENHSLKGKRGVLKSIQARVSNQFNVSVAECGDQDLWQSAVLGFSVVGSSRPIVEATLQKIVEFVDGLGLAQLGEAETEFFYF, translated from the coding sequence ATAGGAAGACAGCACACCTCCTCCGACGATTCTCCCGTCGTCGTCGGCGTTCTCAAACTCAGCCTGCTCCTCGCCGAGAACCACTCCCTCAAAGGAAAACGAGGCGTGCTGAAAAGCATTCAGGCGCGGGTCTCCAACCAGTTCAACGTCTCGGTCGCCGAGTGCGGAGATCAGGACCTGTGGCAAAGCGCGGTCTTAGGCTTCAGCGTCGTCGGCAGCAGCCGTCCCATCGTCGAAGCCACGCTGCAAAAAATCGTCGAATTCGTCGACGGTCTGGGGCTCGCTCAACTCGGGGAAGCCGAAACGGAGTTCTTCTACTTCTAA
- the rbfA gene encoding 30S ribosome-binding factor RbfA, giving the protein MEYKRSDRVGDLLLELVSELLMREVNDPRIGSVTLTGTEVTHDLRQAKIYFNLLTGSEGKNEALAGLKSAAGFIRRRVAKDLKLRLVPTIEFVYDDTEERARRIDELLKKG; this is encoded by the coding sequence ATGGAATATAAACGCTCGGATCGGGTCGGGGATCTATTGCTGGAGCTGGTCTCTGAGCTGCTCATGCGCGAAGTGAACGATCCGCGCATCGGATCGGTGACGCTCACCGGCACCGAAGTCACGCACGATTTAAGACAGGCGAAAATCTATTTCAATCTTCTGACGGGAAGCGAAGGAAAAAACGAAGCGCTGGCGGGCTTGAAGAGCGCCGCCGGCTTTATTCGCCGCCGCGTCGCTAAGGATCTCAAGCTCCGCTTGGTTCCCACCATCGAATTCGTTTACGACGATACCGAAGAGCGCGCCCGGCGAATCGACGAGCTGCTGAAGAAAGGCTAA
- the truB gene encoding tRNA pseudouridine(55) synthase TruB produces MLSGLLLVDKPEGPTSAHVVSRVKRILGAKKVGHLGTLDPFASGLLPLGIDDGTKVAEIFLAAQKSYQGVIALGVETDTQDSTGKTIEEREVPPLDDAAMEKLREAFTGAQMQTPPMYSALKKDGVRLYSLARKGQTVERAPREIKVEALRLWRTEPAEISFEVTCSKGTYIRTLAADMGKFLGCGAHLKSLRRLACGHLSVENAIPLDAIEAAQEENRIPLLSLNEALSQFRAVQLDSPGVSSLRMGRQEVLAGLGAPKQEEKIVRLLDAEKNLVALASWSDEPGKRWRIYRMFAA; encoded by the coding sequence ATGCTCAGCGGACTCCTGTTAGTCGATAAGCCGGAGGGACCCACGTCCGCCCACGTCGTGTCGCGGGTGAAGCGGATTCTCGGCGCGAAAAAAGTCGGCCATCTCGGCACGCTCGATCCGTTCGCCTCCGGCCTGCTGCCTCTGGGGATCGACGACGGCACCAAGGTGGCGGAGATTTTTCTCGCCGCGCAGAAGAGCTACCAGGGCGTGATCGCCCTCGGCGTCGAGACCGATACGCAGGATTCGACCGGCAAGACGATCGAGGAGCGCGAGGTCCCGCCGCTGGACGACGCGGCGATGGAAAAGCTTCGGGAAGCATTCACCGGCGCTCAGATGCAGACGCCGCCGATGTATTCGGCGCTCAAGAAAGACGGTGTGCGGCTCTACAGCCTGGCCCGCAAGGGACAGACGGTGGAGCGCGCGCCGCGCGAGATCAAAGTCGAAGCGCTCAGGCTCTGGAGAACGGAGCCCGCTGAGATCAGCTTTGAAGTGACGTGCTCCAAGGGCACCTACATCCGCACGCTGGCCGCCGACATGGGGAAATTTCTCGGCTGCGGCGCCCATCTCAAATCTCTCCGCCGCCTCGCTTGCGGCCATCTCTCGGTCGAGAACGCGATTCCGCTCGACGCGATCGAAGCCGCGCAAGAAGAAAATCGGATCCCGCTGCTTTCGCTGAACGAGGCGCTCAGCCAGTTCCGCGCCGTTCAACTCGACAGCCCCGGCGTCTCCTCTCTCAGAATGGGCCGGCAGGAGGTTCTCGCAGGCCTGGGCGCGCCGAAACAGGAAGAAAAAATCGTCCGTCTCCTCGACGCGGAAAAGAATCTCGTCGCGCTCGCTAGCTGGAGCGACGAGCCGGGTAAACGATGGCGGATTTACCGGATGTTCGCCGCGTGA
- a CDS encoding DUF167 domain-containing protein: MADLPDVRRVIVLMPFKIWVAVKPQAKKSEVRKISEDEYAVSVTAPAREGRANEAVIEALAEYFSVAKSSVKIVRGKTNRRKLIALP, encoded by the coding sequence ATGGCGGATTTACCGGATGTTCGCCGCGTGATCGTTCTCATGCCATTCAAAATCTGGGTCGCCGTCAAGCCGCAAGCAAAAAAGTCCGAGGTGAGAAAGATTTCCGAGGATGAGTACGCAGTCTCCGTCACGGCGCCGGCGCGCGAAGGCAGGGCGAACGAAGCGGTGATCGAGGCCTTGGCGGAATATTTTTCCGTTGCGAAATCTTCCGTAAAGATCGTCCGCGGAAAGACAAATCGAAGAAAGCTCATCGCGCTGCCGTAA
- a CDS encoding nitrile hydratase subunit alpha — translation MSDSHMHDFEAHVRAAEEDLEYYRAKRIEPRIFTLLRRGFIEFTDLFNSAIVATSTKGTADGGNGEEQDLEKRVRALEDGLDDYVREIGLLTSSIGGAIDVVTEDSRVERGDYNEFFRLTHREYKGTLDERVRKLTADVVRNRNVLEVLARALIQRGILSEERLNKNREALKGAGPWHGGKIVARCWMDPDFKTKLISQGRPALRELGIPPGRVGKLSVLENTESVHNVIVCTLCSCYPYDLLGDTPWWYKQDIYKKRIVADPRNILEEMFELKLPSKMEVRVYDSTSDVRYMVIPRRPKGTEGMNEEQLAKLVTIDSLIGAGEAIEPSQVGKLEETEWGHPKPRPRDY, via the coding sequence ATGTCTGATAGCCATATGCACGATTTCGAGGCGCACGTCCGGGCGGCGGAGGAAGACCTGGAATACTACCGGGCCAAGCGGATCGAGCCGCGGATCTTCACCTTGCTTCGAAGAGGGTTCATAGAGTTCACCGACCTTTTCAACTCGGCAATCGTTGCGACTTCAACGAAGGGCACGGCGGACGGCGGCAACGGCGAGGAACAAGATTTGGAGAAGCGCGTGCGCGCGTTGGAAGACGGTCTCGACGATTACGTGAGGGAGATCGGGTTGCTCACGTCCTCGATCGGCGGCGCCATCGACGTGGTGACGGAAGACAGCCGGGTCGAGCGCGGCGACTACAACGAATTTTTCCGCCTGACGCATCGAGAATACAAAGGCACGCTCGATGAGCGTGTGCGGAAATTGACTGCGGATGTGGTCAGGAACAGGAACGTGCTCGAAGTCCTCGCCCGCGCTTTGATTCAGAGAGGGATTTTGAGCGAAGAGAGACTGAATAAAAATCGCGAGGCGCTGAAGGGCGCAGGACCGTGGCACGGCGGGAAGATCGTCGCCCGCTGCTGGATGGACCCGGATTTCAAGACCAAGCTGATTTCACAGGGCAGGCCGGCGCTGCGCGAGCTGGGCATTCCTCCGGGACGGGTCGGAAAGCTCAGTGTGTTGGAGAACACCGAATCGGTTCACAACGTGATCGTCTGCACGCTCTGCTCCTGTTATCCCTACGATTTACTCGGCGACACGCCGTGGTGGTACAAGCAGGACATCTACAAGAAGCGGATCGTCGCCGATCCACGAAATATTCTCGAAGAAATGTTCGAGCTGAAATTGCCGTCAAAGATGGAAGTCCGAGTCTACGACAGCACCTCCGACGTTCGCTACATGGTGATTCCCAGGCGGCCGAAGGGGACCGAAGGTATGAATGAAGAGCAGTTGGCGAAGCTGGTGACGATCGACAGCCTGATCGGCGCCGGCGAGGCGATCGAGCCGTCGCAAGTGGGAAAGCTCGAAGAAACGGAATGGGGACATCCCAAACCAAGACCCAGAGACTACTAG
- a CDS encoding SH3-like domain-containing protein, which produces METTQGSFKVGDKVAVKTENPSGNPRTPKYIRGKKGVITDAHGVINNLRDHRGLYPPLYTVVFDVKEVFGGTSADKLRVDLHEDWLERA; this is translated from the coding sequence ATGGAGACTACACAGGGAAGTTTCAAGGTCGGCGACAAGGTGGCCGTAAAAACAGAAAATCCCAGCGGCAATCCGCGAACGCCGAAGTACATCCGCGGCAAGAAAGGCGTGATCACCGACGCTCACGGCGTGATCAACAATCTCCGCGACCACCGTGGCTTGTATCCGCCGCTTTACACTGTCGTCTTCGATGTCAAGGAAGTTTTCGGCGGAACGAGCGCGGACAAGCTCCGGGTGGATTTGCACGAGGACTGGCTCGAAAGGGCTTGA
- the hemQ gene encoding hydrogen peroxide-dependent heme synthase, with product MKDEKSSSYPPVPLTLEGSYILHQMFRVRWPAWKQLDKADRDDAVEEAAGVLGKFEQGKEEQSGLFSMLGHKGDLLIIHFRRMLEALNGAELSFANLKLAEFLEPTTSYLSVVELGLYEATVRLYDGLKEKGLKPGSPEWTQAVDTEIANQRKIAAPRLWPPIPARRYVCFYPMNKLRGETKNWYSAPIAERQKMMAEHGVIGRKYAGQVTQIISGSIGFDDWEWGVDLFADDPLVFKKLVYEMRFDEASAVYGQFGAFYVGIRFAAEKLGIFLDGKDPVGT from the coding sequence ATGAAAGACGAAAAAAGCAGCAGTTATCCGCCGGTCCCGCTGACTCTGGAAGGATCGTACATCCTCCATCAGATGTTTCGCGTGCGCTGGCCGGCGTGGAAACAACTCGATAAGGCCGATAGGGACGATGCCGTCGAAGAAGCGGCCGGCGTGCTGGGGAAGTTCGAGCAAGGGAAAGAGGAGCAGAGCGGTCTCTTTTCGATGCTCGGGCACAAAGGCGATCTTTTGATCATTCATTTTCGCCGGATGCTGGAGGCATTGAACGGGGCCGAGCTGAGCTTCGCAAATCTCAAGCTGGCGGAGTTTCTTGAACCGACGACATCCTATCTCTCCGTCGTCGAGTTGGGTCTTTATGAGGCGACCGTGCGCCTCTACGACGGACTAAAGGAAAAAGGCCTTAAGCCGGGCTCGCCCGAATGGACCCAGGCGGTCGACACGGAGATCGCGAATCAAAGAAAAATCGCCGCGCCGCGGCTCTGGCCGCCGATTCCGGCGCGGCGCTACGTTTGTTTTTATCCGATGAACAAGCTCCGCGGCGAAACGAAGAACTGGTACTCGGCGCCGATTGCGGAGCGGCAGAAGATGATGGCCGAGCACGGCGTCATCGGCAGGAAATACGCCGGGCAGGTGACGCAGATCATCTCCGGCTCGATCGGCTTCGACGATTGGGAGTGGGGCGTGGATCTCTTCGCCGACGATCCGCTGGTTTTTAAAAAACTCGTCTACGAGATGCGCTTCGACGAGGCCAGCGCAGTCTACGGCCAGTTCGGCGCGTTTTACGTCGGCATCCGCTTCGCCGCCGAAAAGCTGGGAATATTTTTGGATGGCAAGGACCCGGTCGGAACTTAG
- a CDS encoding DUF4126 domain-containing protein, whose protein sequence is MGVIETLSLAMGTAWTSGINLYATVAVLGIAGRAEMIQLPPGLHVLMDPVVIAVACVMYVIEFFADKVPYVDSAWDTLHTFIRVPAGAILAARSLGPMNPALEFAAILAGGTIALAAHGTKATTRLAINVSPEPFSNWFASVGEDLAVLGGLWLTFNHPIVMMVLVAAFLALAVWLIPKLFRLGKRGFQMLRSRLGGKPAPGPT, encoded by the coding sequence ATGGGCGTTATCGAAACGTTGAGTCTCGCAATGGGAACCGCCTGGACCTCGGGCATCAATCTCTACGCCACCGTCGCGGTCCTCGGCATAGCGGGCCGGGCCGAAATGATTCAATTGCCGCCGGGACTCCACGTTCTCATGGACCCTGTGGTCATCGCCGTCGCCTGCGTGATGTACGTCATCGAGTTTTTCGCCGACAAAGTGCCGTACGTCGACAGCGCGTGGGACACGCTGCACACGTTCATCCGTGTACCCGCCGGTGCGATCCTCGCCGCGCGCTCTCTGGGCCCGATGAACCCCGCTCTGGAATTTGCCGCGATTCTTGCGGGCGGCACGATCGCCTTGGCCGCGCACGGAACCAAAGCAACCACACGTCTCGCCATCAACGTGAGCCCGGAGCCGTTCAGCAACTGGTTCGCGAGCGTGGGGGAAGACCTGGCGGTTCTCGGCGGGCTATGGCTGACCTTCAATCATCCGATCGTGATGATGGTGTTGGTGGCGGCATTTCTCGCTCTGGCCGTCTGGCTGATTCCGAAACTGTTTCGCCTGGGCAAGCGCGGCTTTCAAATGCTGCGGAGCCGGCTCGGCGGCAAACCGGCGCCCGGACCGACCTAA
- a CDS encoding UbiD family decarboxylase translates to MRDVTDMRGFLRCLEEMGEIKTLEGVDLRLEVGALTERAAEKEGPALLFGGFKDYPPGFRIISNVFRTCRRTAPAMGLAVDLAGVEFLYAWRKKLAAFKPVPVQQMEGGPVCENQMNEDEVDLYKFPTPSWHELDGGPYLGTGCGVITKDPETGKINVGTYRVMVQNKNTVSVKMNMGKHGRLAFERSRAAGKPLPVAITLGQGPSVFLAAQMPLPPDVNEYEFAGFLQGAPVPVVRGAVTGLPIPANAEVVLEGEMPPMKDEEMPREGPFGEWPGYFTEANVGETPVMIVKRVYYRNDPIILGAPPLKPPASYLPISLGAATLWEQLEKAGIPEVKGVWGFVYGGQPGPFTVIAIKQRYAGHSKQALLVAAGARAGAYGGKFVVVVDDDIDITNPHDVIWAIATRCYVRDGIDVVKSVWASVCEPAMPPEERSPRGYVSDRVLIDACRPYRWMDEFPAVNAFEKEFKDKVEAKWKI, encoded by the coding sequence ATGCGCGACGTCACGGACATGAGAGGATTCCTTCGCTGCCTCGAAGAGATGGGCGAGATAAAAACTCTCGAAGGAGTCGATCTCCGCCTCGAGGTCGGCGCGCTGACCGAGCGGGCGGCGGAAAAAGAAGGCCCGGCGCTCTTGTTCGGCGGCTTCAAAGATTATCCGCCCGGTTTTCGCATCATCTCCAACGTCTTCAGGACTTGCCGGCGTACCGCGCCGGCGATGGGACTCGCCGTCGACCTCGCCGGCGTCGAATTTTTATACGCCTGGCGGAAAAAACTCGCGGCGTTCAAGCCGGTGCCTGTGCAACAAATGGAAGGCGGGCCGGTTTGTGAAAATCAGATGAACGAGGACGAGGTCGATCTCTACAAATTTCCCACTCCGAGCTGGCATGAGCTCGACGGCGGGCCTTATCTCGGCACTGGATGCGGCGTGATCACGAAAGATCCCGAGACCGGAAAGATCAACGTCGGCACGTACCGGGTCATGGTCCAGAACAAGAACACGGTCTCGGTCAAAATGAACATGGGAAAACACGGCCGCCTCGCCTTCGAGCGCAGCCGCGCCGCCGGCAAGCCGCTGCCGGTCGCGATCACGCTGGGCCAGGGGCCGAGCGTTTTCCTCGCCGCGCAGATGCCACTGCCGCCCGACGTGAACGAGTATGAGTTCGCCGGATTTCTGCAAGGCGCGCCGGTGCCGGTCGTAAGAGGCGCCGTCACCGGCTTGCCGATTCCGGCCAACGCCGAAGTCGTTCTCGAAGGCGAGATGCCGCCGATGAAGGACGAGGAGATGCCGCGCGAAGGCCCGTTCGGCGAATGGCCGGGCTACTTCACCGAAGCGAACGTCGGCGAAACGCCCGTGATGATCGTGAAACGCGTCTATTACCGCAACGATCCGATTATTCTGGGAGCGCCGCCGCTCAAGCCGCCGGCGAGTTATCTGCCGATCTCTCTCGGCGCGGCGACCTTGTGGGAGCAGTTGGAGAAGGCCGGCATTCCGGAAGTGAAAGGCGTCTGGGGCTTCGTTTACGGCGGGCAGCCGGGACCGTTCACCGTGATTGCGATCAAGCAGCGCTATGCCGGCCATTCGAAGCAGGCGCTGCTCGTCGCCGCCGGAGCGCGCGCCGGCGCCTACGGCGGAAAGTTCGTCGTCGTCGTGGACGACGACATCGACATCACCAATCCGCACGACGTGATCTGGGCGATCGCGACGCGCTGCTACGTGCGCGACGGCATCGACGTGGTGAAAAGCGTCTGGGCCTCGGTCTGCGAGCCGGCGATGCCGCCGGAGGAGCGCTCGCCCAGAGGCTACGTGTCGGACCGCGTCCTCATCGACGCCTGCCGCCCTTACCGCTGGATGGACGAGTTCCCGGCGGTGAACGCCTTCGAGAAGGAATTCAAAGACAAGGTGGAGGCGAAGTGGAAGATCTGA
- a CDS encoding pitrilysin family protein translates to MRILVFSFFLLLCSLVPVQAQNFQVREAVLDNGLKVLLLEDHKSAAVTFQVWYRVGSRNEIDGKSGLAHFLEHMMFKGTPKVGPEHYSRIIAENGGNSNAFTTPDHTVYFATMSREKIGVEIELEADRMTNALLNGTYFEPEKMVVMEERRLRTEDNPAAALGEVMAAVAYTVYPYRRPVIGWMSDILNLSRDDLRQFYKTYYAPNNAFIVVVGDFESEKILAKIKQEFGKIARGAEPPKVTLEEPAQKGERRTAFKKEAELPVVAAYYHAPNVQSADGFALDLLSVILAAGRSSRLYQELVYHKQIAAGVEADYDGLSIGPSLFSLSAQVMPEKSPAEVERAIDELVAKVRSEPVGERELQKAKNQVEAAFVFGQDSIFGQALRIGQFESVAKWQMINDYLPGIRVVTAADVLRAAKKYLDPDRRTVGTLIPTKEQAQ, encoded by the coding sequence ATGCGCATTCTGGTTTTCTCTTTCTTCTTGCTCCTGTGCTCGCTCGTCCCGGTCCAGGCCCAGAACTTCCAAGTTCGAGAGGCGGTTCTCGACAACGGTCTCAAAGTTCTTCTGCTGGAGGACCACAAGAGCGCCGCGGTGACGTTTCAGGTGTGGTACCGCGTGGGATCGCGAAACGAGATCGACGGCAAGAGCGGTCTCGCTCACTTTCTCGAGCACATGATGTTCAAGGGAACTCCCAAGGTCGGACCGGAGCATTACTCGCGCATCATCGCGGAAAACGGCGGCAATTCCAACGCCTTCACGACGCCGGACCACACGGTCTATTTCGCGACGATGAGCCGCGAGAAGATCGGCGTCGAGATCGAGCTCGAAGCCGATCGCATGACCAACGCGCTCCTGAACGGGACCTATTTCGAGCCCGAGAAGATGGTGGTCATGGAAGAAAGGCGGCTCCGCACCGAAGACAACCCAGCGGCGGCGCTCGGCGAGGTGATGGCCGCGGTCGCTTACACCGTCTACCCATATCGCCGCCCCGTGATAGGCTGGATGTCGGATATTCTGAATCTCTCGCGCGACGATCTGCGCCAGTTTTATAAAACCTACTACGCTCCCAACAACGCCTTCATCGTCGTCGTGGGGGATTTCGAGAGCGAGAAAATTCTGGCCAAGATCAAGCAGGAGTTCGGCAAGATCGCGCGCGGCGCCGAGCCGCCGAAGGTCACGCTCGAAGAGCCGGCGCAAAAAGGTGAAAGAAGAACCGCGTTCAAGAAAGAGGCCGAGCTGCCGGTGGTCGCCGCCTACTACCACGCGCCGAACGTGCAGAGCGCCGACGGCTTCGCCCTGGATCTCCTTTCGGTGATACTCGCCGCCGGCCGCAGCTCGCGCCTGTACCAGGAACTCGTCTATCACAAGCAGATCGCAGCCGGCGTCGAGGCCGATTACGACGGCCTTTCCATCGGACCGTCGCTCTTCTCTCTCAGCGCGCAGGTGATGCCGGAAAAAAGTCCGGCCGAAGTGGAGCGCGCGATCGACGAGTTGGTCGCCAAGGTCCGATCCGAGCCGGTCGGCGAGAGAGAGCTGCAAAAGGCGAAAAACCAGGTGGAGGCGGCGTTTGTTTTCGGCCAGGACTCGATCTTCGGCCAGGCGCTGAGAATCGGCCAATTCGAGTCCGTCGCCAAGTGGCAAATGATCAACGATTATCTGCCGGGGATACGGGTGGTGACGGCGGCGGACGTTCTTCGAGCCGCGAAAAAATATCTCGACCCCGACCGGCGCACGGTCGGGACGTTGATTCCCACGAAAGAGCAGGCCCAGTGA
- a CDS encoding pitrilysin family protein produces the protein MKKLIVVCVALVAAVFLPPTSEARLSPRKAVLQNGLTVVTSEQKALPMVTLSLLIEAGSRFEPEGREGLANVAARLLTYGTKNRTALEISETLDFLGATLSTGCGEETASVSMTLLKKDLAAGLQLLAEILSASTFPQEEIDRQKQSVIASIRAREEDPGHVAQLKFIAALFPKSPYGRPVEGTADSVKRVDRPGLLEFYQKYYRPNHAILTVVGDVSHQEAIDRLGKAFRPWEKGAASVGPAPRPAAGAPTVIKINKDLTQANIILGHEGVPRAHPDYYAIQVMNYILGGGGFSSRLMESIRNQRGLAYSVYSAFEPEKYAGSFQVSMQTKNESASEAIRVAAEEIRKMREQGATEEELKAAKDYLIGSFPLRLDTNRKVAAFLSQVEFFGLGLDYPERYPVIIRAVTRQDVLRVAQRYLQPEKLIVVVVADQAKAGLKTPLDTGKGL, from the coding sequence GTGAAAAAACTCATCGTCGTTTGCGTCGCGCTGGTCGCGGCCGTCTTTCTGCCGCCGACCTCCGAAGCGCGTCTTTCGCCGCGCAAAGCGGTTCTGCAAAACGGCCTCACGGTCGTCACTTCGGAGCAAAAAGCCCTGCCGATGGTTACGCTCAGTTTATTGATCGAGGCCGGCTCGCGCTTCGAGCCCGAGGGGCGCGAAGGTCTCGCCAACGTCGCCGCGCGGCTTTTGACTTACGGCACGAAGAACCGCACGGCGCTTGAGATCAGCGAGACGCTGGATTTTCTCGGCGCGACGCTCTCGACCGGGTGCGGCGAGGAGACCGCCAGCGTAAGCATGACCCTCTTGAAAAAGGATCTGGCCGCCGGGCTCCAGTTGCTGGCCGAGATCCTGAGCGCCTCGACTTTTCCCCAGGAGGAGATTGACCGGCAGAAACAATCCGTCATCGCTTCGATCCGGGCCAGAGAAGAAGATCCCGGCCATGTCGCGCAATTGAAATTCATCGCGGCTCTCTTTCCCAAGAGTCCTTACGGCCGTCCGGTGGAGGGAACCGCGGATTCCGTCAAGCGCGTGGACCGTCCCGGTCTGCTGGAATTTTACCAGAAATATTATCGCCCGAACCACGCGATCCTCACCGTGGTCGGCGATGTTTCGCACCAGGAGGCGATCGATAGACTCGGCAAGGCCTTCCGTCCGTGGGAAAAGGGAGCAGCCTCGGTCGGACCGGCGCCGCGGCCGGCCGCCGGCGCGCCGACCGTTATCAAAATCAACAAGGATCTCACTCAAGCCAACATCATCCTTGGACATGAGGGCGTGCCGCGGGCTCATCCCGACTATTACGCGATTCAGGTCATGAACTATATCCTCGGCGGCGGCGGCTTTTCTTCCCGCTTGATGGAGTCGATCCGCAACCAGCGCGGGTTGGCTTATTCGGTCTACAGCGCCTTCGAGCCGGAGAAGTACGCCGGCAGCTTCCAGGTCTCCATGCAGACCAAGAACGAGAGCGCAAGCGAGGCGATTCGCGTGGCGGCCGAGGAGATCCGCAAGATGCGAGAGCAAGGCGCCACCGAGGAGGAGCTCAAGGCGGCCAAGGATTATCTCATCGGGAGCTTTCCCCTCAGGCTCGACACCAACCGCAAAGTGGCGGCATTTCTTTCTCAGGTCGAATTTTTCGGCCTGGGGCTGGATTATCCGGAGCGTTATCCGGTCATAATCCGGGCGGTTACCCGGCAAGACGTGCTCCGCGTGGCCCAGCGCTATCTGCAGCCGGAAAAGCTCATCGTTGTCGTCGTCGCGGACCAGGCCAAAGCCGGGCTCAAAACTCCGCTTGACACGGGTAAGGGCCTGTAG
- a CDS encoding response regulator translates to MKKVLVVEDHPDMRELLIWQMELMGFSAIPAKHGKEGVEKAVQEKPELILMDIMMPGMDGREATRLLRSHPETQGIPILAATALFRDADLKTCIDAGCNDYIVKPFTFQELQGKVQEFISGSNPSVH, encoded by the coding sequence ATGAAAAAGGTTCTGGTCGTAGAAGACCATCCGGATATGCGCGAACTCCTGATCTGGCAGATGGAGCTGATGGGGTTTTCCGCCATTCCCGCCAAGCACGGTAAGGAGGGAGTAGAGAAAGCCGTTCAGGAGAAGCCTGAGCTGATCCTGATGGATATCATGATGCCCGGGATGGACGGCCGCGAGGCGACGCGGCTGCTGCGCTCTCATCCCGAGACTCAAGGTATCCCGATTCTGGCCGCGACCGCGCTCTTCAGGGACGCCGATCTCAAGACCTGCATCGACGCAGGCTGTAACGACTACATCGTCAAGCCGTTCACCTTCCAGGAGCTGCAGGGCAAGGTCCAGGAATTCATCTCCGGTTCCAACCCGTCCGTTCATTAG
- a CDS encoding CCA tRNA nucleotidyltransferase: MTRREKAISIVKRLREEGYEAYLAGGSVRDALLGKSPQDYDIATSAKPETVQKIFPKTIEVGAQFGVILVLQGSDSFEVATFRYDGPYLDGRRPSEVRFAGMREDILRRDFTINGMMYDPLKDRVIDLVGGQEDLSRRLIRAIGDPRARFREDRLRMVRAVRFAASLGFTIEANTFSAIQDEAAAITQVSWERIGEEVTRILIEGGARRGFEMLDECGLLTAILPEVAQMKGVEQTPDYHPEGDVFAHTLLILEQISNLKSQISETLAYGALLHDVGKPVSAQRDERRITFYGHTEKGAEMAVAIMKRLKRSRAVWERVAYLVKNHLRHTQAPKMRVSTLKRFLGEEGIEELLELTRLDALASNGDLQYYHFCRKKLEEFKHEEIHPEPLLGGKDLIALGFSPGPLFHEILAQLHEAQLEGAIGTKEQALEWVKKNYGDRT; encoded by the coding sequence GTGACGCGACGGGAAAAAGCCATCAGTATCGTCAAGCGTCTGAGAGAAGAAGGTTACGAGGCCTATCTGGCGGGCGGCTCGGTGCGCGACGCTCTGCTGGGTAAGTCGCCGCAGGATTACGACATCGCGACGAGCGCAAAGCCGGAGACGGTCCAAAAAATCTTCCCGAAAACGATCGAAGTGGGAGCGCAGTTCGGAGTGATCTTGGTCCTCCAGGGCAGCGACTCCTTCGAGGTTGCGACGTTTCGTTACGACGGACCTTATCTCGACGGCCGGCGCCCGAGTGAAGTTCGCTTCGCTGGGATGAGAGAGGACATACTTAGGCGGGATTTCACGATCAACGGGATGATGTACGATCCGCTTAAAGACCGGGTGATCGATCTGGTCGGCGGCCAAGAGGATCTCAGCCGCCGCCTCATCCGCGCCATCGGCGATCCCCGCGCGCGCTTCCGGGAAGACCGCCTGCGCATGGTCCGCGCCGTCCGCTTCGCGGCGAGCCTTGGTTTTACGATCGAAGCGAATACCTTCAGCGCCATTCAGGACGAGGCGGCGGCGATCACCCAGGTGTCGTGGGAGAGGATCGGCGAAGAAGTCACCCGCATCCTGATCGAAGGCGGCGCGCGGAGAGGCTTCGAGATGCTGGACGAGTGCGGGCTTCTGACCGCAATTCTGCCGGAAGTCGCGCAGATGAAAGGCGTGGAGCAGACTCCGGACTACCATCCGGAAGGGGACGTATTCGCGCACACGCTGCTCATCCTGGAGCAAATTTCAAATCTCAAATCTCAAATTTCAGAGACGCTGGCATACGGGGCGTTGCTCCACGACGTCGGCAAGCCGGTTTCCGCGCAGCGCGATGAGCGGCGCATCACTTTCTACGGCCACACGGAAAAAGGCGCCGAGATGGCGGTCGCGATCATGAAGCGTCTCAAGCGCAGCCGGGCCGTTTGGGAGCGGGTCGCCTATCTGGTGAAGAATCATTTGCGCCACACTCAAGCGCCCAAGATGCGCGTCAGCACGCTCAAGCGCTTCCTCGGCGAAGAAGGGATCGAAGAGCTGCTCGAGCTCACGCGGCTCGATGCTCTGGCGTCGAACGGCGACCTGCAATATTATCACTTCTGCCGGAAGAAGCTGGAGGAGTTCAAGCACGAGGAGATTCATCCCGAGCCGCTGCTCGGAGGCAAGGACCTGATCGCGTTGGGCTTCTCGCCCGGGCCGCTGTTTCACGAGATTTTGGCGCAGCTCCACGAGGCGCAGCTCGAGGGCGCGATCGGCACCAAAGAGCAGGCGCTGGAATGGGTGAAAAAGAATTACGGAGATCGAACCTGA